One Planctomycetia bacterium genomic window carries:
- the lspA gene encoding signal peptidase II, with product MNGVPLSRWITFWSLAIVGCALDLASKHWMFDWLGMPGGRPYWIVDGIFGFETSLNDGALFGLGKGKVLWFAGLSVIAAIGINYWLFVARAALDRWLTVALGCIMGGVLGNLYDRLGLWAPAGLDPAYAHAVRDWILFRYGEWTWPNFNLADSFLVCGAGMLCWHALRTELVQRKASAQANDSAGEQRIAGA from the coding sequence ATGAATGGCGTTCCTCTTTCCCGTTGGATCACCTTTTGGTCCCTGGCCATCGTCGGCTGCGCGCTGGATCTCGCCAGCAAACATTGGATGTTCGATTGGCTCGGCATGCCTGGCGGGCGGCCGTACTGGATTGTCGACGGCATCTTCGGTTTCGAAACGAGCCTGAACGACGGAGCGCTCTTTGGCCTCGGCAAAGGCAAAGTGCTGTGGTTCGCCGGACTGAGCGTGATCGCGGCGATCGGCATTAATTATTGGCTGTTCGTGGCGCGCGCGGCGCTCGATCGCTGGTTGACGGTCGCCCTCGGCTGCATCATGGGGGGCGTGCTGGGCAATCTTTATGATCGCCTGGGACTTTGGGCCCCGGCCGGACTCGATCCCGCGTATGCCCATGCGGTGCGGGATTGGATTCTCTTCCGCTACGGCGAATGGACCTGGCCCAATTTCAATCTCGCCGACAGTTTCCTCGTTTGTGGCGCAGGCATGCTCTGCTGGCATGCCCTCCGCACGGAACTTGTTCAGCGCAAGGCCAGCGCGCAAGCCAACGACAGCGCGGGCGAACAACGCATCGCGGGTGCGTAG
- a CDS encoding TraR/DksA family transcriptional regulator, with the protein MKKVEMKVYKDRLLTLRARMRGDVTQLADAALKKNRMEGNGETSAMPIHMADIGSDNFEQEFTLSLMENEEDTLDAIEAALERIEEGNYGVCEECATKIPKTRLNAIPYASHCVKCAEIAQRG; encoded by the coding sequence ATGAAGAAGGTCGAGATGAAGGTCTACAAAGACCGTCTGCTGACTCTGCGTGCTCGGATGCGTGGCGATGTGACTCAATTGGCCGACGCGGCGCTGAAAAAGAATCGGATGGAGGGGAACGGCGAGACCTCGGCGATGCCGATCCACATGGCCGACATCGGCAGCGACAACTTCGAGCAGGAGTTCACCCTATCCCTCATGGAGAATGAGGAAGATACGTTGGACGCCATCGAAGCGGCCCTCGAACGCATCGAGGAGGGAAACTACGGGGTTTGCGAAGAATGCGCAACAAAAATTCCCAAGACTCGCCTGAACGCGATTCCCTACGCCTCGCATTGCGTGAAGTGCGCCGAGATCGCTCAACGGGGATGA
- a CDS encoding M20/M25/M40 family metallo-hydrolase → MFTSKRALKLVLELMSIPGPSGEEQAVVDYIVGKLKAVGVPNSTISTDQAHRRTPINGKVGNLICKLPGTLRGPRRLLVAHLDTVPLAVGARPIQAGHLIGSANKQSGLGADDRSGVAVLLNTVIEIFERKLPYPPLTLLWPVQEEIGLHGARCANIGKLGNPRLAFNWDGGVAEKLTIGATGAYRLDIVVDGLAAHAGGAPERGVSAITIAGLAIADLQQHGWIGEVIKDGVRGTTNVGVIEGGSATNVVTSRVTLRAETRSHDPKFRQRLVKEFEQAFERAAQSVRNVDGVTGKVSIASRLDYESFVLPENDASVQAAESAIRAIGLTPERAISNGGLDANWLTARGIPTVTLGCGQMNPHTTSERLDLEVYDQACKIAMRLATGNELSG, encoded by the coding sequence ATGTTCACGTCCAAACGGGCGCTCAAGCTCGTGTTGGAACTGATGTCGATTCCTGGACCCAGCGGCGAAGAGCAAGCGGTCGTCGACTACATCGTGGGCAAACTGAAGGCGGTCGGGGTCCCGAACTCCACGATTTCCACCGACCAAGCCCATCGGCGGACGCCCATCAACGGCAAGGTCGGCAACCTTATCTGCAAGCTGCCAGGCACTTTACGCGGCCCGCGCCGGCTGCTGGTGGCGCACTTGGACACGGTCCCGCTGGCCGTCGGAGCCCGCCCAATCCAGGCCGGGCACTTGATCGGCTCTGCCAACAAGCAAAGCGGCCTCGGTGCCGACGACCGCTCCGGCGTGGCGGTGCTGCTCAACACGGTGATCGAGATCTTCGAGCGCAAGCTCCCGTACCCGCCGCTTACGCTGCTCTGGCCGGTCCAAGAAGAGATCGGCCTCCACGGCGCGCGTTGCGCGAATATCGGCAAATTGGGTAATCCACGCCTGGCCTTCAACTGGGACGGCGGGGTTGCGGAAAAATTGACCATCGGCGCGACAGGCGCCTACCGGCTCGATATCGTGGTCGATGGACTGGCGGCCCATGCCGGCGGCGCACCGGAACGTGGCGTCAGCGCGATCACCATCGCCGGATTGGCCATCGCCGATCTGCAGCAACATGGCTGGATTGGCGAAGTGATCAAGGACGGCGTGCGCGGCACGACCAATGTCGGCGTCATCGAAGGGGGCAGCGCCACGAACGTGGTCACCTCGCGCGTCACACTCCGCGCGGAAACTCGCAGCCACGACCCCAAGTTCCGCCAACGCCTGGTGAAGGAATTCGAGCAAGCCTTCGAGCGCGCCGCCCAATCGGTGCGCAACGTCGACGGCGTGACCGGCAAGGTGAGCATCGCGAGCCGGCTCGATTACGAATCGTTCGTACTTCCGGAAAACGACGCCTCGGTGCAAGCGGCCGAGTCGGCCATCCGCGCGATCGGCCTCACGCCGGAACGCGCCATCTCCAACGGCGGCCTCGACGCCAACTGGCTCACCGCCCGCGGCATCCCGACGGTCACGCTCGGCTGCGGGCAAATGAACCCACACACGACCAGCGAACGGCTCGACCTGGAAGTCTACGACCAGGCTTGCAAGATCGCGATGCGACTGGCGACGGGGAATGAGCTTTCGGGGTAA